The following are encoded together in the Scomber japonicus isolate fScoJap1 chromosome 20, fScoJap1.pri, whole genome shotgun sequence genome:
- the LOC128381099 gene encoding myosin light chain kinase, smooth muscle-like, protein MDKDGRKPKTFVSTFRLDLKPQARPFCVGKQKENGLDTTDKTVMRNKKLGVSSATGATQTTVQALEEPHFKETLRNCTANEGSDATLQSVVTGSQPLSISWLHNGEKVHSRKTSFKNGVASLTLTQCSPGDAGTYTCTAENTAGKQSSSAELHITATKEIPRKTNRKLLGEVTQKSVPPENTKLPSASKEKSQHKTAEDKGPSVEFLDPPEQVEVRVGEQARLNCEFRCSSVPFACCWIYNRDKVVVKSPRISVRSSNTQSSVEISQACPDDKGSYTVVVKNRKGSAQHTVSLSVIDRPDPPASHPVVSKLSTQSLVLSWTGPSYDGGTAVLGYIVEVRQDGSDKPGSWTELISRCKNTSYHVRSGLEPQGKYRFRVRAYNTAGVSEPSQESDCVKMATAKEETKEKPESYVTVTIDTKHKVKDHYNVHEKLGVGKFGQVFRLTHRETGQDCAGKFYRARTSKEKSDAHKEIELMNCLHHPKLVQCLAAYDTRSELVMVMEYIAGGELFERIVDDNFEHTELTSARYMQQILEGMQYVHKQNIVHLDLKPENIVCVDTTSTRLKIIDFGLASKLEEGKPLMVMHGTPEFVAPEVINYEPVGLETDLWSIGVICFILLSGESPFQGNTEAETLALVTAAQFEFDPESFEDISDQAKDFISSLLKKDRRCRLSCVEALAHPWMASFTPLNRRPTKSLNKDKMRRFLAKRKWKKTGKAVLALQRMANLSNRPDSPGSSSEEPGWSQEAEEAIQSLDKQLQSEPRFQQPLKDTTLPKGATAHLTCLVDGYPQPEVKWLQNEKLVSELSRVTVKHHDDGLCSLLLADLEASDSGVYVCKASNKLGEAMCSAKLKVEI, encoded by the exons ATGGACAAGGATGGTAGGAAGCCAAAGACCTTTGTGTCCACATTCCGACTGGACCTCAAGCCTCAAGCCAGACCTTTCTGTGTGGGGAAGCAGAAGGAGAATGGACTGGATACCACTGATAAGACAGTCATGAGAAACAAAAAACTGGGAGTCTCATCAGCAACAG GTGCcacacagacaacagtccaggcCCTGGAAGAACCTCACTTCAAAGAAACACTGAGGAACTGTACAGCCAACGAAGGAAGTGACGCTACTCTTCAAAGTGTTgtcacaggaagtcagcctctgAGCATTTCCTGGCTACACAATG GTGAGAAGGTGCATTCAAGAAAGACTTCGTTCAAAAATGGTGTTGCCAGTCTGACTCTGACTCAGTGTTCACCTGGAGATGCTGGGACGTATACCTGCACAGCTGAGAATACTGCCGGCAAACAGTCAAGCAGTGCTGAGTTACACATCACAG CAACAAAGGAAATCCCCAGAAAAACCAACCGCAAGTTGCTCGGTGAGGTTACGCAGAAGTCTGTGCCACCTGAAAACACCAAATTGCCCTCAGCATCTAAAGAGAAAAGCCAACACAAAACAGCAGAAGACAAAG GTCCTTCTGTGGAGTTTCTAGACCCACCAGAGCAGGTGGAGGTTCGAGTGGGAGAGCAGGCCCGGCTCAACTGTGAAttcaggtgcagctctgtcccTTTCGCCTGCTGCTGGATTTACAACAGAGACAAG GTGGTAGTAAAAAGCCCAAGGATATCTGTCAGGAGCAGCAACACACAGAGCAGTGTGGAGATCTCTCAGGCCTGTCCGGATGACAAGGGCTCCTACACTGTGGTAGTAAAAAACCGAAAAGGTTCTGCCCAACATACAGTCTCCCTCAGTGTCATAG ACCGTCCTGACCCACCTGCATCCCATCCTGTTGTGTCCAAGCTGTCCACTCAGTCCCTGGTCCTGTCCTGGACAGGTCCCAGCTACGACGGAGGTACAGCTGTGTTGGGTTACATTGTGGAGGTCAGGCAAGACGGCTCTGACAAGCCTGGGAGCTGGACTGAACTAATAAGCCGCTGTAAGAACACATCTTACCACGTCCGCTCTGGTCTTGAGCCTCAGGGGAAGTACCGCTTCCGTGTCCGAGCCTACAACACCGCAGGAGTCAGTGAACCAAGCCAGGAGTCTGACTGTGTAAAGATGGCGACTGCAA AGGAAGAAACCAAAGAAAAGCCAGAGTCATACGTCACAGTGACCATTGATACCAAACATAAGGTCAAGGACCACTACAATGTCCATGAGAAGCTGGGAGT TGGGAAGTTTGGACAGGTGTTCCGGCTGACCCACAGAGAGACCGGCCAGGACTGTGCAGGGAAGTTCTATCGAGCCCGTACCTCTAAGGAGAAGTCGGATGCCCACAAGGAGATTGAACTGATGAACTGTCTCCACCATCCAAAATTGGTCCAGTGTCTGGCTGCATATGACACACGATCAGAGTTGGTCATGGTCATGGAGTA TATCGCTGGTGGAGAGCTCTTTGAACGCATCGTTGATGACAACTTTGAGCACACAGAGCTGACCAGTGCCCGCTACATGCAGCAGATCCTTGAGGGCATGCAGTACGTTCACAAGCAGAACATTGTCCATCTGGACCTCAAACCAGAGAACATTGTCTGTGTGGACACCACCAGTACACGTCTCAAGATCATTGACTTTGGCTTGGCCAGTAAACTGG AGGAGGGTAAACCTCTAATGGTGATGCATGGAACGCCAGAGTTCGTGGCCCCAGAGGTAATCAACTATGAGCCCGTGGGCCTGGAGACAGACCTGTGGAGCATTGGAGTCATCTGTTTCATCTT GCTCAGTGGAGAATCCCCCTTCCAGGGAAACACTGAAGCTGAGACTTTGGCTCTTGTGACTGCTGCCCAGTTCGAGTTTGACCCGGAGAGTTTTGAGGACATCTCAGATCAAGCAAAGGATTTTATTAGCTCCTTACTGAAGAAAGACCGGAG ATGCAGGTTGTCATGTGTTGAGGCCCTCGCCCACCCCTGGATGGCCTCTTTCACTCCTCTGAACCGCAGGCCCACTAAGTCCCTCAATAAGGACAAGATGCGACGTTTTCTGGCCAAGCGCAAGTGGAAG AAAACTGGCAAGGCTGTCTTGGCCCTACAGCGGATGGCTAACCTCTCCAACAGGCCAGACTCTCCTGGCAGCTCCTCAGAGG AGCCAGGCTGGAGCCAAGAGGCAGAGGAGGCAATCCAGTCGCTGGATAAACAGCTTCAGAGTGAACCTCGCTTCCAGCAGCCCCTGAAGGACACCACCCTTCCCAAAGGAGCAACAGCTCATCTAACATGCCTTGTCGATG GTTACCCACAGCCGGAGGTGAAGTGGCTTCAGAATGAGAAACTGGTATCGGAGTTGTCCAGAGTGACTGTGAAGCACCATGATGACGGGCTCTGCTCTCTGCTTCTGGCTGATTTAGAGGCCTCTGATTCTGGGGTCTATGTGTGCAAGGCCAGCAACAAGCTGGGAGAGGCAATGTGTTCTGCCAAACTGAAAGTGGAGATATAA
- the coasy gene encoding bifunctional coenzyme A synthase, whose amino-acid sequence MSMFSTGILVLTSPLHTLPLRIAPVLSSAAQLVERTLYVHLHPGLNLGGGNQPRPVFIPPAVDLSTLITRLYSNAADVCGHLDVRVLLTNVRAHSATSSGTTIPSSPFPTPQPLSHSPEVVLTDFPLQDPGQSHQVSQCLQKYTGHCYVCSPSLSSVLLHPQLMKLQEKEEGLKEPEEKVEPLETYSDVVVGGTFDRLHGAHKTLLNISCLLASRRFLIGVCDQAMLKKKVLKELIEPYSLRVQRLQEFLQDIKPSLQVEIVPLDDPFGASIVDPLLQCIVVSEETKRGGEAVNKKRAENGLPALVLHEIQLLKDAHHTETEEEKISSSSLRSRLLGTLLNRPKDTSHLPPLPYVIGLTGGSGSGKSSIVRQLEALGAVGIDCDKLGHEVYQPGTTAYHRVLEEFGSDILNEDKTINRRALGRKVFGNQERLKALTDIVWPEIALLAKNKVSQARDEGKQICVMDAAVLLEAGWMDMVHEVWVTVIPEEEAVSRITERDGVTTEDALRRLQSQWSNSKQVAHANVVLSTLWEPEVTRKQVLKAWNLLQQRIQQRPEGQ is encoded by the exons ATGTCCATGTTCAGCACGGGCATCCTTGTGCTGACGTCTCCCCTCCACACACTCCCGCTGCGCATTGCTCCAGTGCTCAGCTCAGCTGCCCAGCTTGTAGAGCGCACACTGTACGTCCATCTCCACCCTGGGTTGAACTTGGGAGGTGGGAACCAGCCACGGCCAGTTTTCATTCCACCAGCAGTCGACCTATCTACCCTCATTACCCGCCTTTACAGCAATGCAGCTGATGTCTGCGGGCACCTGGATGTTCGCGTTTTGCTGACTAATGTTCGTGCTCATTCGGCAACAAGCAGCGGGACCACGATTCCAAGCAGCCCCTTCCCCACGCCACAGCCTTTGTCTCACTCCCCGGAGGTGGTGCTAACAGACTTTCCTCTGCAGGACCCAGGTCAGTCCCATCAGGTTTCACAATGCCTGCAGAAGTACACTGGCCACTGCTACGTCTGCAGCCCCAGTCTGTCCTCAGTGCTGCTTCACCCACAACTAATGAAGCtgcaggagaaagaggaagggctGAAGGAACCAGAAGAAAAGGTGGAACCCTTGGAAACCTACAGTGATGTGGTAGTAGGGGGGACGTTTGACCGGCTCCACGGGGCCCATAAGACGCTGCTCAACATCTCATGCCTGCTAGCCAGTAGAAGGTTCCTTATTGGTGTGTGTGACCAAGCAATGCTGAAAA AAAAGGTGCTTAAAGAGCTCATCGAGCCTTACTCTCTGAGGGTCCAGAGGCTGCAGGAGTTCTTGCAAGACATCAAGCCTTCTCTGCAGGTGGAGATCGTGCCTCTCGATGACCCCTTTGGAGCGTCTATAGTTGACCCCCTGCTGCAGTGTATTGTGGTTAGTGAGGAGACGAAGAGGGGAGGCGAGGCTGTCAACAAGAAACGTGCTGAGAAT GGCCTTCCAGCTCTTGTTCTTCATGAAATCCAGTTACTTAAGGATGCCCACCACAccgagacagaggaggagaagatcaGCTCCTCCAGTCTTCGCTCTCGCCTGCTGGGTACCCTCCTTAACCGGCCTAAG GACACATCCCATCTCCCCCCACTTCCATATGTGATTGGTTTGACGGGAGGCAGCGGCAGTGGAAAGAGCTCCATCGTCAGGCAGCTGGAGGCCTTGGGTGCAGTTGGGATTGACTGTGACAAGTTGGGCCATGAGGTGTACCAGCCAGGCACAACAGCCTATCACAGAGTGCTGGAAGAATTTGGGTCAG ATATTCTAAATGAAGATAAAACCATCAACAGACGTGCATTAGGAAGGAAAGTTTTTGGAAACCAG gaaCGGTTAAAAGCCCTAACAGACATTGTATGGCCAGAGATTGCACTTCTGGCGAAGAACAAAGTCAGCCAAGCCAGAGATGAAG GTAAACAGATTTGTGTGATGGATGCAGCAGTTCTTCTGGAGGCAGGATGGATGGACATGGTCCATGAGGTCTGGGTCACTGTCATCCCAGAGGAGGAG gcAGTGTCAAGGATAACCGAGCGAGACGGTGTGACCACAGAAGACGCCCTGCGGCGGCTGCAGAGCCAGTGGTCCAACAGCAAGCAGGTAGCGCACGCCAACGTAGTGCTCAGCACACTGTGGGAGCCAGAGGTCACGCGGAAACAG GTACTGAAGGCTTGGAATCTTCTCCAACAGAGAATCCAACAGAGACCAGAGGGACAATAG
- the zdhhc6 gene encoding palmitoyltransferase ZDHHC6 isoform X2, with translation MNFLSTFVTFENLHEVRRLCHWGPVIALSVIAICSTMAILDSIIWYWPLDTTGGSINFLMLINWTVLILYNYFNAMFVGPGYIPLGWKPEKQQDTQYLQYCRVCQGFKAPRSHHCRKCNRCVMKMDHHCPWINNCCGHQNHAYFTSFLLLAPLGCSHAAIIFIMTMYTQLYERISFGWSIVKIDMSAARQFQPLMPFSVPAFAATLFALGLALGTTIAVGMLFFIQMKVILRNKTSIESWIEEKAKDRIQHYQTGEEFIFPYDLGTRWLNLKQVFTWSGTPKGDGIEWPVHSKCHQHTLTIEQLKQKADKRVRSVQYRAVEDYNGACCPLSKGLQTFFRTPCTEEPRIALCKGDTILATRGTKWWMYGDKVINEEQMRAGERIRGWFPRRCVEKCHYDTAASDSTSDKKVN, from the exons ATGAACTTCCTTTCAACCTTTGTGACATTTGAGAACCTCCATGAGGTTCGACGATTGTGCCACTGGGGTCCAGTCATAGCCCTGTCTGTCATTGCTATATGCTCCACCATGGCAATTCTGGACTCCATTATTTGGTACTGGCCCCTAGACACTACAGGGGGCAGCATTAACTTCCTCATGCTCATCAACTGGACTGTCCTCATCCTCTACAACTACTTCAATGCGATGTTTGTTGGACCTGGATACATTCCTCTTGGCTGGAAACCA GAGAAACAACAGGACACCCAGTACCTGCAGTACTGCAGAGTGTGCCAAGGGTTCAAGGCCCCCAGATCCCACCATTGTCGCAAGTGTAACAG GTGCGTGATGAAGATGGACCACCACTGCCCCTGGATCAACAACTGCTGTGGCCATCAGAACCATGCGTACTTCACCAGCTTCCTGCTGTTAGCTCCTCTGGGCTGCTCACATGCcgccatcatcttcatcatgacCATGTACACGCAGCTTTATGAAAGG ATCTCATTTGGCTGGAGCATTGTGAAGATTGACATGAGTGCTGCACGTCAATTCCAGCCTCTCATGCCTTTCAGTGTACCTGCCTTTGCTGCCACACTCTTTGCCTTAGGTTTGGCACTGGGCACCACTATTGCTGTTGGCATGCTTTTCTTCATACag ATGAAAGTCATCCTTCGAAACAAGACCTCGATCGAGTCCTGGATCGAGGAAAAG GCCAAAGACAGAATACAGCACTACCAAACAGGGGAGGAGTTCATCTTTCCCTATGACCTCGGCACCCGCTGGCTCAACCTCAAGCAAGTCTTCACATGGTCAGGGACGCCCAAGGGTGATGGCATTGAGTGGCCAGTCCATTCCAAGTGTCACCAGCACACCTTAACA ATAGAGCAACTGAAGCAGAAGGCTGATAAACGAGTGAGAAGT GTCCAGTATCGGGCAGTGGAGGACTACAATGGAGCTTGCTGCCCTCTTAGCAAGGGTCTCCAAACCTTTTTCAGAACCCCCTGCACCGAGGAACCCAGGATCGCCCTCTGCAAGGGAGACACCATCCTGGCCACCCGTGGCACCAA atGGTGGATGTATGGAGACAAAGTTATTAACGAAGAGCAAATGAGAG CGGGAGAGCGCATAAGAGGATGGTTTCCAAGGCGATGTGTGGAGAAGTGCCATTATGACACAGCTGCCAGTGATAGCACCAGCGATAAGAAAGTAAATTAA
- the zdhhc6 gene encoding palmitoyltransferase ZDHHC6 isoform X1 — translation MNFLSTFVTFENLHEVRRLCHWGPVIALSVIAICSTMAILDSIIWYWPLDTTGGSINFLMLINWTVLILYNYFNAMFVGPGYIPLGWKPEKQQDTQYLQYCRVCQGFKAPRSHHCRKCNRCVMKMDHHCPWINNCCGHQNHAYFTSFLLLAPLGCSHAAIIFIMTMYTQLYERISFGWSIVKIDMSAARQFQPLMPFSVPAFAATLFALGLALGTTIAVGMLFFIQMKVILRNKTSIESWIEEKAKDRIQHYQTGEEFIFPYDLGTRWLNLKQVFTWSGTPKGDGIEWPVHSKCHQHTLTIEQLKQKADKRVRSQVQYRAVEDYNGACCPLSKGLQTFFRTPCTEEPRIALCKGDTILATRGTKWWMYGDKVINEEQMRAGERIRGWFPRRCVEKCHYDTAASDSTSDKKVN, via the exons ATGAACTTCCTTTCAACCTTTGTGACATTTGAGAACCTCCATGAGGTTCGACGATTGTGCCACTGGGGTCCAGTCATAGCCCTGTCTGTCATTGCTATATGCTCCACCATGGCAATTCTGGACTCCATTATTTGGTACTGGCCCCTAGACACTACAGGGGGCAGCATTAACTTCCTCATGCTCATCAACTGGACTGTCCTCATCCTCTACAACTACTTCAATGCGATGTTTGTTGGACCTGGATACATTCCTCTTGGCTGGAAACCA GAGAAACAACAGGACACCCAGTACCTGCAGTACTGCAGAGTGTGCCAAGGGTTCAAGGCCCCCAGATCCCACCATTGTCGCAAGTGTAACAG GTGCGTGATGAAGATGGACCACCACTGCCCCTGGATCAACAACTGCTGTGGCCATCAGAACCATGCGTACTTCACCAGCTTCCTGCTGTTAGCTCCTCTGGGCTGCTCACATGCcgccatcatcttcatcatgacCATGTACACGCAGCTTTATGAAAGG ATCTCATTTGGCTGGAGCATTGTGAAGATTGACATGAGTGCTGCACGTCAATTCCAGCCTCTCATGCCTTTCAGTGTACCTGCCTTTGCTGCCACACTCTTTGCCTTAGGTTTGGCACTGGGCACCACTATTGCTGTTGGCATGCTTTTCTTCATACag ATGAAAGTCATCCTTCGAAACAAGACCTCGATCGAGTCCTGGATCGAGGAAAAG GCCAAAGACAGAATACAGCACTACCAAACAGGGGAGGAGTTCATCTTTCCCTATGACCTCGGCACCCGCTGGCTCAACCTCAAGCAAGTCTTCACATGGTCAGGGACGCCCAAGGGTGATGGCATTGAGTGGCCAGTCCATTCCAAGTGTCACCAGCACACCTTAACA ATAGAGCAACTGAAGCAGAAGGCTGATAAACGAGTGAGAAGT CAGGTCCAGTATCGGGCAGTGGAGGACTACAATGGAGCTTGCTGCCCTCTTAGCAAGGGTCTCCAAACCTTTTTCAGAACCCCCTGCACCGAGGAACCCAGGATCGCCCTCTGCAAGGGAGACACCATCCTGGCCACCCGTGGCACCAA atGGTGGATGTATGGAGACAAAGTTATTAACGAAGAGCAAATGAGAG CGGGAGAGCGCATAAGAGGATGGTTTCCAAGGCGATGTGTGGAGAAGTGCCATTATGACACAGCTGCCAGTGATAGCACCAGCGATAAGAAAGTAAATTAA